A single window of Callithrix jacchus isolate 240 chromosome 6, calJac240_pri, whole genome shotgun sequence DNA harbors:
- the LOC144576820 gene encoding uncharacterized protein LOC144576820: MTPGFPGGSGGLGGGGAGRKPSAAGGRDGGGPPNELAPTAGAERCASGGRLMGKDGGQRVGARRPQSVIGGCPSATALRENDRPTHLVHLQKSTVSRATRHGGKKKEAPKEPPLRLRPHLGAAGVGAPGGAPDRLRFP, translated from the exons ATGACTCCAGGCTTCCCCGGCGGCTCTGGGGGCCTGGGCGGGGGCGGAGCGGGGAGGAAGCCGTCGGCAGCCGGTGGTAGGGACGGTGGAGGTCCTCCAAACGAACTAGCCCCTACGGCCGGAGCAGAGAGATGCGCCTCAGGGGGACGACTGATGGGGAAGGACGGTGGGCAACGAGTCGGAGCTAGGCG ACCCCAGAGCGTAATAGGTGGGTGTCCTTCTGCAACCGCGCTGCGAGAGAATGACCGCCCTACTCATCTAGTTCACTTACAGAAATCGACTGTAAGCCGGGCAACAAGGcacggggggaaaaaaaaggaagcgcCTAAGGAGCCGCCGCTGCGTCTCCGCCCCCACCTCGGAGCGGCGGGAGTTGGAGCCCCGGGTGGCGCTCCCGACCGGCTGCGTTTTCCTTAG